The genomic interval CGTATCAAACACGTAACCCAATAATCTTTCTTAAGAAAATACGATACTAATTCCTGTCCTAAATAGTTGTTGACGCCGGTTAATAATATGTTCATTTTAGAAAAATTCGTATTCCTTTATACTACTACAAATTAATAGCGTCAAAAGTTTCTTTTGCATGTATTTAATATAGGGTATTGTAAATAGAATGTAAATATCTCCATTATAGTCGAATTGTTGAAAAGAACGTTCAAATATGAAGTATATTTGTTTTACACGAATTACTTCTAAGAATGGATAAAAGGACCATATTACTTTGGTTTAGAAACGACTTACGAATTTGTGATAATGAAATGATTAGTCTGGCAACGGAAAAAGCCAGTTTAATCTTGCCTGTCTATATTTATGACACTCGTTTGTTTACCGTAACAAATCAACAGTTTAAAAAAACTGGTGTCATGCGTGCAAAGTTTATCAACGATAGCGTTCGCGATTTACAACAATCTTTTCGTGCGATGGGTGGGAATCTGATTATAGAGCATGGTTTGCCAGAAGAGATACTGCCTGTCCTTGCCAAAAAATATAATGTCGATGAAGTTTATCATCATCGTGAGGTAGCTCAGGAAGAAACCAAGGTGTCGGGTCTTGTAGAAGAGGCTTTGTGGAAACTTCAATTAAATCTACGTCACTTTATTGGACACACTTTGTACCATAAGGAGGATTTGCCTTTTCCCATTAGAGATATTCCCAATGATTTCAATGTTTTTAAACGAAAGACAATAAAAGAAGGGGTTATTAGGCCTAGTATTGAAGTCGGCTCGAATATGAATTTTGTCGAAGTTGCTGAAAGTAGTGATGTGCCCGATCTGACAGTATTGGGTTTTGATAAGCATGAAATTGCACAGGCTTTAGCATCTCCGATTAAAGGTGGAGAAGGAGAAGCAGTTTTACGTCTAAATAATTTGATTAAAAGCATGGATAGTGACTGGCCTGAATCAGGTTTGTCTCCGTGGTTGAACTTAGGCTGCCTTTCCGTCCATACCTTCTACCATGCTCTTGTAAAGCAGACTAATTTCTCGAAAGCAACCCTTAACAGGTTAATGGATGAGCTGTGGTGGCATGATTATTACCGATTCATGTTCAAGAAGCATAAAAATCAATTTTTTAAACTTGAAGGGTTTGCGTCTCAGGCTCCCGTCTATACTGGCACCGACCAGGATTTTGAGAAATGGAAAAATGGGACGACAGAAAATGTTGAAGTAAATGAAATTATGAAATCCCTTAATGAAACTGGCTATATAGATCGTCAAAAAAAGCTAATTGCCGCATCGTATCTCGTGCATGACCTAAATGTGAATTGGCTTTTGGGAGCTGCTTATTTTGAGGAAAAATTAATCGATTATAGTCCAGCAAATAACTATGGGAGCTGGGCTCATGTGGCGGGTGTTGGTAGTAGCTCTAAACATAATCAGAATTATATTGTTAGTTAATTAAAAAAATCCTAGATTCCTTACTGCCACAATCATTTAATTTATAACTTTGCTTTATACGTATAAAAACATGAATAAGCTTTCTTTTTTGAGTAACGCTGACTCACGTTATATTGATTCAATGTATGAGTCATATAAAAATGATCCAGAGTCTGTTGATTTTGGGTGGCAAAAATTCTTTGAAGGGTTTGATTTCGGTTCATCATCTCAAGGAACCGGTACACCTACCACCGCTGAAACTCCTGAACATATTTTAAAGGAAATCAATGTATTAAATATGATAAATGGCTACCGAGAAAGAGGCCATTTATTTACAAAGACTAATCCAGTCCGTGAACGTCGACAATATTTTCCAGGCAAAGAGCTTGCTACATTTGGTCTGGAGGAATCGGATATGGATACCGTATTTAATGCGGGTGTTGAAGTGGGATTAGGCCCTGCTAAGCTCCGGGATATTCGTCAACTAATTGAAGATACCTATTGCGATACAATTGGTGCAGAATTTAAATATATTCGTCATCCGGAAAAAATAGCATGGCTTCAGAGTAGAATGGAGGGTGAGCGGAATGAGCCTAACTTTGATATCGAGACAAAAAAGCGGATACTTCAGAAACTGAATGAAGCCGTTGTGTTCGAAAATTTTTTAGGTACGAAGTTTTTGGGTCAGAAGCGTTTTTCACTCGAGGGTGCTGAAAGTTTAATACCTGCTTTGGATTCTGTAATTCAGAAAGGAGCTGACTTAGGTATTGAAGAATTTGTGATTGGTATGGCGCATCGGGGAAGGTTGAACGTATTAGCCAACATATTGGGTAAAACATATGAAACTTTATTTAGTGAATTCGAGGGTAAGACCACGGAAGATACTGAATTTGGAGGCGATGTTAAATACCATTTGGGTTTCTCGACTGATGTGACTACTGCAAGTAACAAAAGCGTTCATTTAAGCTTGTGCCCAAATCCATCTCACTTGGAAACTGTCAACCCGGTGGTTGAGGGAATTGTCCGTTCAAAGATTGATATGAAGTATGATGGGCAAAGCTCTAAAATTGCTCCTATCCTCATCCATGGAGATGCAGCGGTAGCAGGACAGGGAATTATGTATGAAGTTATTCAAATGTCGAAATTGAGTGGCTACAAAACCGGAGGTACAATTCATGTAGTGATAAATAACCAAGTTGGATTTACCACAAATTATAAAGATGCTCGGTCATCCACATACTGTACCGATATTGCCAAAGTAACCCTTTCACCTGTATTTCATGTAAATGGAGATGATGTGGAGGCTTTGGTCTATGCGATTAATATGGCTGTGGAGTATCGTCAAAAATATCATACTGATGTATTTATCGATATGCTTTGCTATCGTCGCTATGGGCACAATGAAGCAGATGAGCCGAAATTTACGCAGCCTTTGCTATACAAGGCAATAGAGAAACATCTTAATCCACGCGAAATATATAACAAAAAACTTCTTGAGCAAGGGAGTGTTGATGCTAGCCTTGCGAAAGAAATGGAGAAAAACTTTAGAGCATTATTACAAGAGCGGCTGGATGAGTCTAAAGATGACGAGAATATTCCGGATGTTAATCCGATGTATTCCGGTGCATGGAACGGTTTAAGAAAAGCAAAATACGAGGATATATTTGTTCCCGCTGATACTGCTGTCTCCGAGAAGGACTTTATAAAGATAGCCAAAGAAATTACACAGTTACCTGAGGATAAGAAGTTCTTCAGAAAAATTGAACGTCTATTTGCTGAGCGACGGAAAATGGTTGAGAACAAAACGTTTGACTGGGCTATGGGTGAATTGATGGCTTATGGTACCTTATTGAATGAGGGCAAAAGGGTGCGTATTTCAGGTCAAGATGTTGAGCGAGGTACCTTCTCTCATCGGCATGCCATATTGACCTTGGAAGATTCTGAAGAAGAGTACGTGCCCCTCGCACAGTTGAATGACGGAACCGCGAGGTTTGATATTTATAATTCTCATCTTTCGGAATATGGAGTTTTGGGTTTTGAATATGGTTATGCGTTAGCAAATCCACACTCACTAACCATATGGGAGGCCCAGTTCGGGGACTTTGTTAATGGCGCACAAATCATTATCGACCAATACATAGCCAGTGCCGAAGCAAAATGGCGGCGTTCGAATGGATTGGTAATGTTGCTTCCTCATGGCTACGAGGGACAAGGGCCTGAACATTCTTCCGCTCGTCTAGAGCGTTTTCTGGAGTTATGCGCGGAGAATAATATGCAGGTAGCAAATTGTACGACTCCCGCCAGCTTTTTCCATATTTTAAGAAGACAACTGCACCGAGATTTTAGAAAACCTCTAATTGTATTTACACCGAAAAGCTTATTGCGCCATCCATTGGTGATGTCAAAATTAGAAGAGTTTACAAAAGGAAAGTTCCGAGAAGTTATCGATGATAATTATGTACGCTCTGCTAATGTCAAACGAGTTCTGTTTTGTACCGGTAAAGTTTATTATGATTTATTGGATAAACAGCAAACGGCCAAACGTAAAGATGTGGCAATCGTTAGAGTTGAGCAGTTATATCCGATTCCTATGGATAAGCTCCGCGCTATAAAAACAAAATATAAGAACGCTGAAGAGTTTCTCTGGGTACAGGAAGAGCCAGAGAACATGGGGGCTTGGCCGTACATATGTCGGAAGTTACGTAAATCAAGAATTAGCTTGGAAGTAATTTGCCGTAAAGAAGGAAGTAGTCCGGCAACAGGTTATCAAAAACAGCACATTGCCCAACAGCTGGTTATCGTCGAAAAAGCTTTCGAAACCAAGGTTGGCACAGAGGTCAAGGAGACTATCAAGAAAACAACCAAAGAGGCAGCAAAAGTAGATTAACAAAACGAAGCATTTATGAGTTTAGAAATGAAAGTGCCTACCGTAGGCGAGTCAATTACAGAGGTAACCGTGGCCGAGTGGCTAAAGAATGACGGTGATTATGTTGAGATGGATGAGGTTATTGCCGAGCTTGAGTCAGACAAAGCAACTTTTGAGTTACCAGCAGAAAAGGCGGGTATTTTACGGCATGTAGCCAGTGAGGGAGATACACTGGAAATCGGTGCTATTATCTGTAAGATTGAAGAAGGCGGTAAATCCGAAGGATCTGCGGAAAAAACAGATAATGAAAAACCGGCTGAAGAGGCTAAGGATGAACCGAAAAGTGATTCCCAAGCCAGTGCAAGTACACAAACAGAGACTCAAGATACTTATGCATCAGGAACTGCTTCTCCCGCTGCTGCTAAGATATTGAAAGAAAAAGGTATTGACCCGCAATCTGTTAAAGGTACAGGCAAGGACGGTCGAATCACGAAAGAAGATGCTTTAAATGCTTCACCTGCTAAATCGGAAGCAAAAGCCGATAATCAACAAGCATCTGCTTCTGCAAGTCCGGCAACTTCGACCGCGGCGTCAAGCGGAGCTAGAGAAGAAAAGAGAGAAAAAATGTCCTCTTTGCGTAAAACAATAGCGAAGCGATTGGTTACGGTGAAGAACGAAACGGCGATGTTAACAACATTTAATGAAGTTGACATGAAACCTATCATGGATATTAGATCGAAGTATAAGGATAAGTTTAAGGAAAAACATGGTATTGGACTTGGGTTCATGTCATTTTTTGCCAAAGCAGTTTGTATGGCACTAAAAGAGTGGCCATCTGTCAACGCAAGAATTGAGGAAAATGAAATTGTATTCAGTAACTTCGTTGACATCTCAATTGCTGTTTCTGCACCTAAAGGGCTTGTTGTTCCGATTATTCGGAATGCAGAATCAAAGTCTCTTCAAGATATTGAGAAGAGTGTTGCTGAACTGGCAGGTAAAGCTCGAGATAATAAACTGACAATCGAAGAGATGACGGGTGGAACCTTTACGATTACCAATGGCGGTGTGTTCGGTTCAATGATGTCAACTCCAATTATTAATGCACCTCAATCGGCAATCTTAGGAATGCATAACATTATCCAAAGACCGGTAGCCATAAATGGCGAGGTAGTGATCCGACCGATGATGTATGTTGCATTGTCTTATGATCACAGAATTATCGACGGACGAGAGTCTGTGAGTTTCCTGGTTCGGGTTAAAGAACTACTCGAAGATCCAACGAGACTCCTATTGGATGTTTAATTTTACAAATAAAGAGGGATTACGACGTTAATCCCTCTTCAATTATAGGTCCTCTCTAGAAAATTATTCCTTGAAAAGATTTTATCTCACGGTCATCCTTATGTTATGCCTTATCCAGATAAAGGCACAGATGCTGGAGTGGGATGTAGGCTTCTTCGGGTTTGTTGATAATAGGGAGTACGCTGCTTCGGGTAGGGAGTCAGCTACCTTTCTAGGCACCCAATTGAGTCCGGAAGTTGGCTTGCTGGTAGATAGTACACATCGAATCCGTTTTGGGATGAATCTTTTACACGAGTTCGGAACCAAGCAATTTAGTAATAAGATTAGCCCCACAGTTTATTATAATTATCAAAAAGATCACATCAGCTTCTATATGGGGGCCTTTCCTCGTAGAGGCTTAACAGATGACTTTTCAAGGGCGCTACTGAGTGACACGCTTATCTATTTTCGTCCGAATCATACTGGACTACTCTTTAAAG from Pedobacter indicus carries:
- a CDS encoding deoxyribodipyrimidine photo-lyase; protein product: MDKRTILLWFRNDLRICDNEMISLATEKASLILPVYIYDTRLFTVTNQQFKKTGVMRAKFINDSVRDLQQSFRAMGGNLIIEHGLPEEILPVLAKKYNVDEVYHHREVAQEETKVSGLVEEALWKLQLNLRHFIGHTLYHKEDLPFPIRDIPNDFNVFKRKTIKEGVIRPSIEVGSNMNFVEVAESSDVPDLTVLGFDKHEIAQALASPIKGGEGEAVLRLNNLIKSMDSDWPESGLSPWLNLGCLSVHTFYHALVKQTNFSKATLNRLMDELWWHDYYRFMFKKHKNQFFKLEGFASQAPVYTGTDQDFEKWKNGTTENVEVNEIMKSLNETGYIDRQKKLIAASYLVHDLNVNWLLGAAYFEEKLIDYSPANNYGSWAHVAGVGSSSKHNQNYIVS
- a CDS encoding 2-oxoglutarate dehydrogenase E1 component, which gives rise to MNKLSFLSNADSRYIDSMYESYKNDPESVDFGWQKFFEGFDFGSSSQGTGTPTTAETPEHILKEINVLNMINGYRERGHLFTKTNPVRERRQYFPGKELATFGLEESDMDTVFNAGVEVGLGPAKLRDIRQLIEDTYCDTIGAEFKYIRHPEKIAWLQSRMEGERNEPNFDIETKKRILQKLNEAVVFENFLGTKFLGQKRFSLEGAESLIPALDSVIQKGADLGIEEFVIGMAHRGRLNVLANILGKTYETLFSEFEGKTTEDTEFGGDVKYHLGFSTDVTTASNKSVHLSLCPNPSHLETVNPVVEGIVRSKIDMKYDGQSSKIAPILIHGDAAVAGQGIMYEVIQMSKLSGYKTGGTIHVVINNQVGFTTNYKDARSSTYCTDIAKVTLSPVFHVNGDDVEALVYAINMAVEYRQKYHTDVFIDMLCYRRYGHNEADEPKFTQPLLYKAIEKHLNPREIYNKKLLEQGSVDASLAKEMEKNFRALLQERLDESKDDENIPDVNPMYSGAWNGLRKAKYEDIFVPADTAVSEKDFIKIAKEITQLPEDKKFFRKIERLFAERRKMVENKTFDWAMGELMAYGTLLNEGKRVRISGQDVERGTFSHRHAILTLEDSEEEYVPLAQLNDGTARFDIYNSHLSEYGVLGFEYGYALANPHSLTIWEAQFGDFVNGAQIIIDQYIASAEAKWRRSNGLVMLLPHGYEGQGPEHSSARLERFLELCAENNMQVANCTTPASFFHILRRQLHRDFRKPLIVFTPKSLLRHPLVMSKLEEFTKGKFREVIDDNYVRSANVKRVLFCTGKVYYDLLDKQQTAKRKDVAIVRVEQLYPIPMDKLRAIKTKYKNAEEFLWVQEEPENMGAWPYICRKLRKSRISLEVICRKEGSSPATGYQKQHIAQQLVIVEKAFETKVGTEVKETIKKTTKEAAKVD
- the odhB gene encoding 2-oxoglutarate dehydrogenase complex dihydrolipoyllysine-residue succinyltransferase; amino-acid sequence: MSLEMKVPTVGESITEVTVAEWLKNDGDYVEMDEVIAELESDKATFELPAEKAGILRHVASEGDTLEIGAIICKIEEGGKSEGSAEKTDNEKPAEEAKDEPKSDSQASASTQTETQDTYASGTASPAAAKILKEKGIDPQSVKGTGKDGRITKEDALNASPAKSEAKADNQQASASASPATSTAASSGAREEKREKMSSLRKTIAKRLVTVKNETAMLTTFNEVDMKPIMDIRSKYKDKFKEKHGIGLGFMSFFAKAVCMALKEWPSVNARIEENEIVFSNFVDISIAVSAPKGLVVPIIRNAESKSLQDIEKSVAELAGKARDNKLTIEEMTGGTFTITNGGVFGSMMSTPIINAPQSAILGMHNIIQRPVAINGEVVIRPMMYVALSYDHRIIDGRESVSFLVRVKELLEDPTRLLLDV